One window of the Leptospira koniambonensis genome contains the following:
- a CDS encoding ABC transporter ATP-binding protein has product MVALQTSIPVLECSNLSYNIGRKSVLKNVSFSVFPNEVLFVRGMNGSGKTTLLKSILQHDKFQDQIKFPSSKSPKLSYLGHDLGLYTTLSLEENLEYFRGIAGDCRPEDQIISWLKDFRLWQRRKDPVSSFSRGMKQKAALVRALLPNVDLYLLDEPLTALDSEGESKARSVLENVLETSSIIMVTHDPNFSLNTKSRLLELGENSK; this is encoded by the coding sequence TTGGTTGCATTACAAACATCAATTCCAGTATTGGAATGTTCGAACCTATCGTACAATATCGGACGAAAATCGGTTTTAAAGAACGTTTCCTTCTCCGTTTTTCCGAACGAAGTTTTATTTGTGAGAGGAATGAACGGCTCTGGAAAGACTACATTGCTCAAGTCTATTTTACAACACGATAAATTTCAGGACCAGATCAAATTTCCTTCTTCCAAATCACCTAAACTTTCTTATCTCGGCCATGATCTGGGTCTATATACTACTCTTAGTCTAGAGGAAAATTTAGAATATTTCAGAGGTATCGCTGGTGATTGCCGTCCTGAAGATCAGATCATTTCTTGGTTAAAAGATTTTCGTCTTTGGCAAAGAAGGAAGGATCCTGTTTCTTCTTTTTCTCGCGGGATGAAACAGAAGGCCGCGTTAGTGCGTGCTCTTTTGCCTAACGTGGATCTTTATCTTTTAGATGAACCTTTGACTGCTTTAGACAGTGAGGGAGAATCCAAAGCAAGATCTGTTTTGGAGAATGTTCTGGAAACTTCTTCCATTATCATGGTGACCCACGATCCTAATTTTAGTTTAAATACAAAGTCCAGACTTTTGGAATTAGGAGAAAATTCCAAATGA
- a CDS encoding heme exporter protein CcmB, producing the protein MKAILSLIRKEFRLLGKASNGILSLLVLVSAMVFLFHYALERNGKIDLVALIGLKWAILFVASFVLVGQFTWEEREAGGGTASRLFISPWVLYFSKSILVFIALSAAAIYLMGLFALMFSAFPADINEFGRQIVFFFPGLLCISFLGVCLSHISLSSRLKEILLPLLLVPLSIPVFLYGMEAERKFISQPFSALVGSFVLILAFALFYGSMGALLVEMTSDE; encoded by the coding sequence ATGAAAGCAATACTTTCCCTGATCCGAAAAGAGTTCCGATTATTAGGAAAAGCAAGTAATGGAATTTTATCATTACTTGTATTAGTTTCTGCGATGGTATTTTTATTCCATTATGCTTTAGAAAGGAACGGCAAAATTGATCTGGTCGCTCTTATTGGATTAAAATGGGCCATTCTATTTGTCGCCTCATTTGTATTAGTTGGTCAGTTTACATGGGAAGAAAGAGAAGCTGGTGGTGGAACCGCAAGTAGGCTTTTTATTTCTCCCTGGGTTTTATATTTTTCTAAATCAATTTTAGTGTTTATTGCGTTGTCTGCAGCCGCAATTTATTTGATGGGACTTTTTGCTCTCATGTTCTCCGCATTTCCCGCAGACATAAACGAATTCGGAAGACAAATTGTATTTTTCTTTCCGGGTCTATTATGCATTTCCTTTTTGGGAGTTTGTCTTTCCCATATCAGCTTATCTTCTCGCTTGAAAGAAATACTTCTACCCTTGCTTCTCGTACCTCTTTCTATTCCTGTATTTTTATATGGGATGGAAGCGGAGAGAAAATTTATCTCCCAACCTTTTTCTGCCTTGGTCGGTTCATTTGTTCTAATTTTGGCGTTCGCTCTTTTTTACGGTTCCATGGGCGCACTTCTG